The following proteins come from a genomic window of Pyxidicoccus sp. MSG2:
- a CDS encoding helix-turn-helix domain-containing protein: MSTVPVDAYVLQTLMPDLVGHDRSPSAFLVYLHLWHRTAGARDRSVSASLAQVAEDTGLSKSAVQGALRLLKQRRLVKAERASLTAVPVYEVLRPWVRGR; encoded by the coding sequence ATGAGCACCGTCCCCGTGGATGCCTACGTCCTCCAGACACTGATGCCGGACCTGGTGGGGCATGACCGCTCGCCCTCCGCGTTCCTCGTGTACCTGCACCTGTGGCACCGCACGGCGGGTGCGAGGGACAGGTCCGTCTCCGCGAGCCTGGCGCAGGTCGCCGAGGACACGGGCCTGTCCAAGAGCGCGGTGCAGGGTGCGCTGCGCCTGCTCAAGCAGCGTCGGCTGGTGAAGGCCGAGCGCGCCAGCCTCACCGCCGTGCCCGTCTACGAAGTCCTCCGGCCCTGGGTGCGCGGCAGGTAG
- a CDS encoding VOC family protein translates to MIKMVKFVSIPVSDQDRALAFYTEKLGFKVATDQRFNEKQRWIELKIPGAETGVVLFTPEGHEDRIGGFFNGSFACDDAMKTYETLSARGVEFDGPPQKQPWGTFLKFKDPDGNQFVLSSR, encoded by the coding sequence ATGATCAAGATGGTGAAGTTCGTCAGCATCCCGGTGAGCGACCAGGACCGGGCCCTCGCGTTCTACACGGAGAAGCTCGGGTTCAAGGTGGCCACGGACCAGCGGTTCAACGAGAAGCAGCGTTGGATCGAGCTGAAGATTCCCGGCGCCGAGACGGGCGTCGTCCTCTTCACGCCCGAGGGCCATGAGGACCGCATCGGCGGCTTCTTCAACGGCTCGTTCGCGTGCGACGACGCGATGAAGACCTACGAGACGCTGAGCGCGCGCGGGGTGGAGTTCGACGGGCCGCCGCAGAAGCAGCCCTGGGGGACCTTCCTGAAGTTCAAGGACCCGGACGGCAACCAGTTCGTCCTCTCGTCGCGCTGA
- a CDS encoding DUF4326 domain-containing protein, whose amino-acid sequence MSGTQRTTAVHVHDGCDVYVGRAFRAYAKPSPINPVPGRFGNPFKPGGVRTPGAMFRTYFAPWLATLPEDEQARIREEALHRMGPDEDAFKSFRWYLELRARHDADYRAAVLGLRGKRLGCFCKPGPCHADVLSEWVNAQPAKKARR is encoded by the coding sequence ATGAGCGGAACCCAGCGCACCACCGCGGTCCACGTGCACGACGGCTGTGACGTGTACGTGGGCCGGGCCTTCCGCGCCTACGCGAAGCCGAGCCCCATCAACCCGGTGCCCGGCCGCTTCGGCAATCCCTTCAAGCCCGGAGGCGTGCGCACTCCGGGCGCGATGTTCCGCACCTACTTCGCCCCGTGGCTCGCGACGCTGCCGGAAGATGAACAGGCGCGCATCCGCGAGGAGGCCCTGCACCGCATGGGCCCCGACGAGGACGCCTTCAAGTCCTTCCGCTGGTACCTGGAGCTGCGCGCCCGGCACGACGCGGACTACCGCGCCGCCGTGCTCGGCCTGCGCGGCAAGCGCCTGGGCTGCTTCTGCAAGCCCGGCCCCTGCCACGCGGACGTCCTCTCCGAGTGGGTGAACGCACAGCCCGCGAAGAAGGCACGCCGGTAG
- a CDS encoding DUF7691 family protein — protein sequence MGYGFMVWAVDTNKLRQAAGSKDEKLRRMIGGRFKRDLASLDELFEHTFSSGGPNTYEALRQIIDGTVPDGARGGIYFYAFKLLVEHFGRFLDNGAVYPWNRPDFAPVNAVLKKMGVPFEVDSLYGVSLPVKLPYPDDFPLAGWVDEATVKKVAAAFEGAKTPKGEEAGIVECVRGWFRDAAAQGRGLVSYYH from the coding sequence GTGGGCTACGGCTTCATGGTGTGGGCGGTGGACACGAACAAGCTGCGGCAGGCGGCCGGCTCGAAGGACGAGAAGCTCCGCCGCATGATTGGCGGACGCTTCAAGCGCGACCTCGCCAGTCTGGATGAGCTGTTCGAGCACACCTTCTCCTCTGGCGGGCCGAACACGTACGAAGCCCTGCGGCAGATCATCGACGGCACCGTGCCGGACGGCGCTCGCGGCGGCATCTACTTCTACGCCTTCAAGCTCCTCGTCGAGCACTTCGGACGCTTCCTCGACAACGGCGCCGTGTACCCGTGGAACAGGCCCGACTTCGCCCCGGTCAACGCAGTGCTGAAGAAGATGGGCGTGCCCTTCGAGGTGGACTCGCTCTACGGCGTCAGCCTCCCCGTCAAGCTCCCCTACCCCGACGACTTCCCCCTCGCCGGCTGGGTCGACGAGGCCACGGTGAAGAAGGTGGCCGCCGCTTTCGAGGGCGCGAAGACACCCAAGGGCGAGGAGGCAGGCATCGTGGAGTGTGTCCGGGGCTGGTTCCGCGACGCGGCGGCGCAGGGGCGTGGGCTCGTCAGCTACTATCACTGA
- a CDS encoding class I SAM-dependent methyltransferase, whose protein sequence is MAQEPSSPPVKAPHDDDLAVSLPRLILIRLWSMVLELLTRLGDLAVLVWRPRLLGPYLGLWLREALVSPYRLRRSFELTRLLQASGQTFNELMYGETPVHTALWLFRKAGLGKDGHLVDLGAGRGRTLLAARWLGAKARGVELLPGHVALAAGPLQRAGAQLVVGDATHADLADATHVFTNWTALTPETRARLVERFRTCRPGTRILTVTRPVESQGFTVLSRHRMLFTWGLEHVWVHEYRG, encoded by the coding sequence ATGGCACAGGAGCCCTCCAGCCCGCCGGTGAAGGCACCTCACGACGACGACCTCGCCGTGTCCCTCCCCCGGCTCATCCTCATCCGCCTGTGGTCCATGGTCCTCGAGCTGCTCACGCGGCTCGGGGACCTCGCGGTGCTGGTGTGGCGTCCCCGGCTGCTCGGGCCCTACCTGGGCCTGTGGCTGCGCGAAGCCCTCGTGTCCCCCTACCGGCTGCGCCGCTCCTTCGAGCTGACGCGCCTGCTCCAGGCCAGCGGGCAGACCTTCAACGAGCTGATGTACGGCGAGACGCCCGTGCACACCGCGCTGTGGCTCTTCCGCAAGGCCGGGCTCGGGAAGGACGGGCACCTGGTGGACCTGGGCGCGGGGCGCGGGCGCACGCTGCTCGCCGCGCGGTGGCTGGGCGCGAAGGCCCGCGGCGTGGAGTTGCTCCCGGGCCATGTCGCCCTCGCCGCCGGGCCGCTGCAGCGCGCGGGCGCACAGCTCGTCGTCGGTGACGCGACCCACGCGGACCTCGCGGACGCCACCCATGTCTTCACCAACTGGACGGCCCTCACCCCGGAGACGCGGGCCCGCCTCGTCGAGCGCTTCCGCACCTGCCGCCCCGGCACACGCATCCTCACCGTGACGAGACCCGTGGAGTCCCAAGGATTCACCGTCCTTTCCCGTCACCGGATGCTCTTCACCTGGGGGCTCGAGCACGTGTGGGTTCACGAGTACCGGGGCTGA
- a CDS encoding imm11 family protein, producing MSRRFFELHDDVHVPGRWHLDAPTDSRGREVKDPDRFRQGTPVHVKGRLRIPIEEPGRSLDFTEAGLRIPVVHVRVATLFSELAPEDVQLIPVDIEGHPDQYLLLVATRLIRCIDEKASRIQRWTHEDGVPEKVGQYAFVRGLRIDKSKVGDARVLRPEGWTGALIISEALKTELERIQATGVKLTEV from the coding sequence ATGTCCCGGCGCTTCTTCGAGCTACACGATGACGTCCATGTACCCGGACGCTGGCACCTGGACGCGCCCACTGACAGCAGGGGCCGTGAGGTGAAGGACCCTGACAGGTTCAGGCAGGGGACCCCGGTCCACGTGAAGGGGCGGCTGCGCATTCCCATTGAAGAGCCGGGACGCTCCCTCGACTTCACCGAGGCGGGGCTGCGCATCCCCGTCGTTCACGTCAGGGTGGCGACGCTCTTCTCGGAGCTGGCCCCCGAGGACGTGCAGCTCATCCCCGTGGACATCGAGGGACATCCAGACCAGTACCTGCTCCTGGTGGCCACCCGCCTCATTCGCTGCATCGACGAGAAGGCGTCCCGGATTCAGCGCTGGACGCATGAGGACGGAGTGCCCGAGAAGGTTGGCCAGTACGCCTTCGTGCGCGGCCTACGAATCGACAAGTCGAAGGTGGGCGATGCCAGGGTGCTCCGGCCCGAGGGGTGGACTGGAGCACTCATCATCTCCGAGGCCCTCAAGACTGAGCTGGAGCGCATCCAGGCCACGGGCGTGAAGCTCACGGAGGTGTAG
- a CDS encoding serine/threonine-protein kinase, with product MADSATDPLLSTKVGEYIVQERIGSGGMGVVYRAVHPLIGKQVAIKVLRAELVSQQQVERLLIEGRAVNAIHHPGIIDIFGFGDLPDGRPYITMELLRGHSLSALIRKQGRLDVSTTIRILDEMLAALGAAHQAGVVHRDLKPGNVFMVEGRDGSHSVKLVDFGIAKLVQSHDGPTTLEGTILGTPEFMAPEQIRGAPSSPSADLYAVGVIAFQMLTGERPFKGEPFQVLFAHVEQPAPVPSSKAPGIPPELDTLVLHLLAKEPALRPQSAEAVRQALQRVPLSQGVVPRASLPVTPVSEAETSTLQVETPSRPSNARHGRRWLAGALLLATLGGSTYFVWPRTPDEAVPTTKAQPEVRAEVLRPDAPTAQPTPEVLPPAANEPDVAVPSQGPEAMPPDAGQPLDPPAPTAASQPSAAKKAPLQGPSRESAQTSKGSSSSRQTATPEQLEQLSRLEKMFPEVEKSIPSGEGLDIGRDLKRVSELAPKVNSVDDLQKLQAELDALQVRLNGYVQEKRATGTPDVDKKPSPQSATGPAHSAETDEKPDPFKQGQLDFLEKDKKKLQEQAGSSPVDSEAMKELEELFEKARRMQTREERLALKDARKAWEKKYLRNQ from the coding sequence GTGGCAGATTCCGCCACGGACCCGCTGCTGTCGACGAAGGTGGGCGAGTACATCGTCCAGGAGCGCATCGGCTCTGGAGGAATGGGCGTCGTCTACCGCGCGGTCCATCCGCTGATTGGCAAGCAGGTGGCCATCAAGGTGCTGCGCGCGGAGCTCGTCTCTCAGCAGCAGGTGGAGCGGCTGCTGATCGAGGGCCGTGCGGTCAATGCCATCCACCACCCGGGCATCATCGACATCTTCGGGTTCGGTGACCTCCCGGATGGGCGCCCCTACATCACCATGGAGCTGCTGCGGGGCCACTCCCTCTCGGCGCTCATCCGCAAGCAGGGGCGGCTGGACGTCAGCACCACGATCCGCATCCTGGATGAGATGCTCGCCGCGCTGGGCGCCGCCCATCAGGCGGGCGTGGTCCACCGCGACCTGAAGCCCGGCAACGTGTTCATGGTCGAGGGCCGGGACGGAAGCCACTCCGTCAAGCTGGTCGACTTCGGCATCGCCAAGCTGGTGCAGTCCCATGACGGTCCCACCACGCTCGAGGGCACCATCCTCGGAACGCCAGAGTTCATGGCGCCCGAGCAGATTCGCGGAGCGCCCAGCAGCCCCTCGGCGGACCTCTACGCGGTGGGCGTCATCGCCTTCCAGATGCTGACCGGCGAGCGCCCCTTCAAGGGCGAGCCGTTCCAGGTGTTGTTCGCCCATGTGGAGCAGCCTGCGCCTGTGCCTTCGTCCAAGGCACCGGGCATTCCGCCAGAGCTCGACACCCTCGTGCTCCACCTCCTGGCGAAAGAGCCCGCGCTGCGCCCGCAGTCCGCTGAGGCCGTGCGCCAGGCGTTACAGCGTGTGCCGTTGTCACAGGGTGTAGTGCCCAGGGCTTCGCTCCCCGTCACGCCCGTATCGGAAGCAGAGACCTCGACGCTGCAGGTCGAGACACCGTCCCGCCCTTCCAACGCGAGACATGGGCGGAGATGGCTGGCTGGAGCGTTGCTGCTCGCGACACTGGGCGGAAGCACATATTTTGTCTGGCCCAGGACGCCAGACGAAGCAGTGCCCACGACGAAGGCACAGCCTGAAGTGAGGGCAGAAGTCCTTCGCCCCGACGCGCCCACGGCGCAGCCGACTCCTGAGGTGCTTCCACCAGCGGCGAATGAGCCTGACGTGGCGGTGCCATCACAGGGTCCGGAAGCAATGCCTCCAGACGCGGGCCAGCCCCTGGACCCGCCCGCCCCCACGGCCGCGAGCCAGCCCTCGGCGGCCAAGAAGGCTCCGCTCCAAGGCCCCAGCAGGGAATCAGCGCAGACGTCCAAGGGCTCGTCCAGCTCACGCCAGACCGCGACTCCAGAACAACTGGAGCAATTGTCCCGCTTGGAGAAGATGTTCCCTGAAGTAGAGAAGAGCATCCCGTCCGGAGAGGGGCTGGATATCGGGCGGGACCTGAAACGGGTAAGCGAACTCGCGCCGAAGGTGAACAGCGTCGATGACCTCCAGAAATTGCAGGCCGAGCTCGACGCGCTCCAGGTGAGGCTGAATGGCTACGTCCAGGAGAAGCGAGCCACGGGGACTCCTGACGTCGACAAGAAGCCTTCCCCGCAGTCAGCGACGGGACCTGCGCATTCCGCCGAGACAGACGAGAAGCCAGACCCCTTCAAACAGGGCCAGCTCGACTTCCTCGAAAAGGACAAGAAGAAGCTGCAGGAGCAGGCAGGTTCATCCCCTGTCGATTCAGAGGCGATGAAGGAGCTTGAGGAACTGTTCGAGAAAGCCAGGCGCATGCAGACCCGGGAAGAACGCCTCGCGCTCAAAGACGCGCGCAAGGCATGGGAAAAGAAGTACCTGCGGAACCAGTAG
- the epsA gene encoding exopolysaccharide biosynthesis glycosyltransferase EpsA: protein MNAASPSTSSFSTGKPRLRIGQLAIDQLTFEEAIREIGRLVDLHQGGYVFTANVDHVVLAEDNAEFREAYSRATISVVDGMPIVWASKAMDVSLPERIAGSDLILPLMQAGAERKWRVYLMGAGPGVAEKVANTVREKYGIEVVGWDSPMVKLDAGDAQNDPIVAKIREKDPHLLFVALGSPKQEVWISQVAHKLGPTVAIGVGAGFDFIAGTAKRAPQWIAKAGFEWLYRLANEPKRLWRRYILNDSRFATILLREFWQRTGGKAE from the coding sequence ATGAACGCCGCGTCCCCTTCGACGTCCTCCTTCTCCACCGGCAAGCCGCGCCTGCGCATTGGCCAGCTCGCCATCGACCAGCTCACCTTCGAGGAGGCCATCCGCGAGATTGGCCGCCTGGTGGATTTGCACCAGGGTGGCTACGTCTTCACGGCCAACGTGGACCACGTGGTGCTGGCCGAGGACAACGCGGAGTTCCGCGAGGCGTACTCGCGCGCCACGATTTCGGTGGTGGATGGGATGCCCATTGTCTGGGCGTCCAAGGCGATGGACGTGTCGCTGCCGGAGCGGATCGCGGGCTCGGACCTGATTCTTCCGCTGATGCAGGCGGGGGCGGAGCGCAAGTGGCGCGTGTACCTGATGGGCGCGGGCCCGGGCGTGGCGGAGAAGGTGGCGAACACCGTCCGCGAGAAGTACGGGATTGAGGTCGTGGGCTGGGACTCGCCCATGGTGAAGCTGGACGCGGGCGACGCGCAGAACGACCCGATTGTGGCGAAGATTCGCGAGAAGGACCCGCACCTGCTCTTCGTGGCGCTGGGCAGCCCGAAGCAGGAGGTGTGGATTTCGCAGGTGGCGCACAAGCTGGGGCCCACCGTGGCGATTGGCGTGGGCGCGGGGTTCGACTTCATCGCCGGCACGGCGAAGCGCGCGCCGCAGTGGATTGCGAAGGCGGGCTTCGAGTGGCTGTACCGGTTGGCCAATGAGCCGAAGCGACTGTGGCGCCGGTACATCCTGAATGACTCGCGCTTCGCCACGATTCTGCTGCGCGAGTTCTGGCAGCGGACGGGTGGGAAGGCGGAGTAG
- the epsB gene encoding GH44 family glycoside hydrolase EpsB has product MKAGAAVLSCALLAGGTVAVARMGTDAAGTGGSGAEAQAPATETPASGAAAPTPAPSTTPVMVYDGGLSSGWNDIGWSPRELPKGAPARMRLFNYGGWILYRPKLEGGFGALTFRFSAPEAYGEFLEARLDAPGAATFPRVPVTPELKVKKDGEWTEVVIPMDLLNPRGETFDRVVLRASKDVGRDWVLFDKVALVPLPPEVAAALAAGGGKTGKGTGREARMSIDCTAPGHRISPLIYGIAFDGLHEKQDTHQFRMGASARRWGGNPTSRYNWKLGGAWNTANDWYYENVDIGVSSDDFLETNRKRGIQSALTVPMLGWVAKDTKSAGFPVSRFGEQQRDDNGNGNGTSRDGTPLKPGEPSLTSVEAPPEFIAEWIASIREKDKARGARGVQMYILDNEPMLWNSTHRDVFPEPLGYDELLKRTIAYGTAVRKTDPEAVIAGPAEWGWTNYLWSAADFAPGKMNHSDRLAHGNEPLLPWYLRQLREHEKKTGTRILDVVDLHFYPQTNVGVGLDGNTDKDTNARRIRSVRGLWDPTYKDESWIGEPVRLIPRMKEWIAANYPGRGISIGEYNFGAFRHMSGGLAQAEALGRFAQENILSAFFWQYPPDGSPVFWAFRAYRDFDGKGSRFQDNWVPAKAADGTSLFVSRDDSGKKLVAVVLNFNPDEAAQAQIELKGCGTLDSVRVLGYSGAPGGFAEQTPGAKAEGSLTQRLPPYSMTVLDLTVKKP; this is encoded by the coding sequence ATGAAGGCTGGCGCGGCCGTGCTGTCGTGCGCCCTGCTCGCGGGCGGAACGGTGGCGGTTGCACGGATGGGTACGGACGCGGCGGGCACGGGTGGCTCGGGCGCGGAGGCCCAGGCTCCGGCGACGGAGACCCCGGCGAGCGGAGCAGCAGCCCCCACGCCTGCCCCGTCCACCACGCCCGTCATGGTCTACGACGGCGGCCTGTCCTCCGGGTGGAATGACATCGGCTGGTCGCCTCGCGAGCTGCCGAAGGGCGCTCCGGCGCGCATGCGCCTGTTCAACTACGGCGGGTGGATTCTCTACCGGCCGAAGCTGGAGGGAGGCTTCGGTGCGCTCACGTTCCGCTTCAGCGCCCCGGAGGCCTACGGCGAGTTCCTGGAGGCGCGCCTCGACGCCCCCGGCGCCGCCACCTTCCCGCGCGTCCCGGTGACGCCCGAGCTCAAGGTCAAGAAGGACGGCGAGTGGACGGAGGTCGTCATCCCCATGGACCTGCTCAACCCGCGCGGCGAGACGTTCGACCGCGTGGTGCTGCGCGCGTCCAAGGACGTGGGCCGGGACTGGGTGCTCTTCGACAAGGTGGCGCTCGTCCCGCTGCCGCCGGAAGTGGCGGCCGCGCTCGCCGCGGGAGGCGGGAAGACGGGCAAGGGCACCGGCCGCGAGGCGCGCATGTCCATCGACTGCACCGCGCCCGGCCACCGCATCAGCCCGCTCATCTACGGCATCGCCTTCGACGGCCTGCACGAGAAGCAGGACACGCACCAGTTCCGCATGGGCGCCAGCGCGCGCCGCTGGGGCGGCAACCCCACGTCCCGCTACAACTGGAAGCTGGGCGGCGCGTGGAACACCGCCAACGACTGGTACTACGAGAACGTCGACATCGGCGTCTCCTCCGACGACTTCCTGGAGACCAACCGCAAGCGCGGCATCCAGTCCGCCCTCACCGTGCCCATGCTGGGCTGGGTGGCCAAGGACACGAAGTCCGCCGGCTTCCCGGTGTCCCGCTTCGGCGAGCAGCAACGCGATGACAACGGCAACGGGAATGGCACCAGCCGGGACGGCACCCCGCTGAAGCCCGGCGAGCCCTCGCTCACCAGCGTGGAGGCGCCGCCCGAGTTCATCGCCGAGTGGATTGCGTCCATCCGCGAGAAGGACAAGGCCCGCGGTGCGCGCGGCGTCCAGATGTACATCCTGGACAACGAGCCGATGCTCTGGAACTCCACGCACCGCGACGTGTTCCCCGAGCCGCTCGGCTATGACGAGCTGCTCAAGCGGACGATTGCGTACGGCACCGCGGTGCGGAAGACGGACCCCGAGGCCGTCATCGCCGGCCCGGCCGAGTGGGGCTGGACGAACTACCTCTGGTCCGCGGCCGACTTCGCGCCGGGGAAGATGAACCACTCGGACCGGCTCGCGCACGGCAACGAGCCGCTGCTGCCCTGGTACCTGCGGCAGCTGCGCGAGCACGAGAAGAAGACGGGCACGCGCATCCTTGACGTGGTGGACCTGCACTTCTACCCGCAGACCAACGTGGGCGTGGGGCTGGACGGCAACACGGACAAGGACACCAACGCGCGCCGCATCCGCAGCGTGCGCGGGCTGTGGGACCCGACCTACAAGGACGAGTCCTGGATTGGCGAGCCCGTGCGCCTCATCCCCCGGATGAAGGAGTGGATTGCGGCGAACTACCCGGGCCGGGGCATCTCCATTGGCGAGTACAACTTCGGCGCCTTCAGGCACATGAGCGGCGGCCTGGCGCAGGCCGAGGCCCTGGGCCGCTTCGCGCAGGAGAACATCCTCTCCGCCTTCTTCTGGCAGTACCCGCCCGACGGCTCGCCGGTGTTCTGGGCGTTCCGCGCGTACCGCGACTTCGACGGCAAGGGCAGCCGCTTCCAGGACAACTGGGTGCCGGCGAAGGCGGCGGACGGCACCAGCCTGTTCGTCTCGCGGGACGACTCGGGGAAGAAGCTGGTGGCGGTGGTCCTCAACTTCAACCCCGACGAGGCCGCGCAGGCCCAGATTGAGCTGAAGGGCTGCGGTACGCTCGACAGCGTGCGCGTGCTGGGTTACTCGGGCGCGCCGGGGGGCTTCGCCGAGCAGACTCCCGGTGCGAAGGCGGAGGGCTCGCTGACGCAGCGCCTGCCGCCCTATTCCATGACGGTGCTCGACCTGACGGTGAAGAAGCCATGA
- the epsC gene encoding serine O-acetyltransferase EpsC — MKLKTSMIGSLVTDALELAKAANGSSDAKSIARVVLTSDSYRITALNRAREAALTYRIPLLNHVLRVTQTAVMGIEIGKDVTLGSGVYFVHSLGVVIGGDAKIGDRVRFYGNNTVGTAKDNGYPVIEDDVWIGAGARILGPVRIGARSRIGANAVVLQDVPPDSVAVGIPARIFPRKDQDDVAL, encoded by the coding sequence ATGAAGCTCAAGACGTCGATGATTGGCTCGCTCGTCACGGACGCGCTGGAGCTGGCGAAGGCCGCGAATGGCTCCTCGGACGCGAAGTCCATCGCCCGGGTGGTGCTGACCAGCGACTCGTACCGGATTACCGCGCTCAACCGCGCCCGCGAGGCGGCGCTCACGTACCGGATTCCCCTGCTCAACCACGTGCTGCGCGTGACGCAGACGGCGGTGATGGGGATTGAAATCGGCAAGGACGTCACGCTCGGCAGCGGCGTGTACTTCGTGCACAGCCTGGGCGTCGTCATCGGCGGCGACGCGAAGATTGGCGACCGCGTGCGCTTCTACGGCAACAACACCGTGGGCACCGCGAAGGACAACGGCTACCCCGTCATCGAGGATGACGTGTGGATTGGCGCCGGGGCGCGCATCCTCGGGCCGGTGCGCATCGGCGCGCGCTCGCGGATTGGCGCGAATGCGGTGGTGCTCCAGGACGTTCCTCCCGACAGCGTGGCCGTGGGCATTCCCGCCCGCATCTTCCCGCGCAAGGACCAGGACGACGTCGCGCTCTGA